A genome region from Tenebrio molitor chromosome 4, icTenMoli1.1, whole genome shotgun sequence includes the following:
- the LOC138128598 gene encoding fatty acyl-CoA reductase wat-like, with product MSELQIRQFYENQRVFITGGTGFIGKVLIEKLLRSTEVATIYVLIRAKGDKNPSARLEKIFSCPLFDKLREEHPDYKNRVTAISGDCAQENLGLTLEDRQELISKTNIVFHVAATVDFNENIKSAYNANVKGTKILLELCKKFENLKSVVHTSTTYVYCHLDALDEVIYDHPLHYEEAKSMLERLSLEEAARQTPSILQNWINTYSYTKAMAESMIKEISDGLPIGIFRPAIVTSSYKEPVENWVDSFGAFGFTAFFSLGLLRVVLYKEGCNMELVPVDLVTSAMIACAWDIPQKDPIPVYNYVSSIDNPTRFLDFLKAIKPQMYRYPLSRAIWMPTLIWTTSSFWYCLFKILYNRTVAVLCDLYYILTLKKPKAFVKVRYLEKLFDTFGIYTNKSWKFTNGNVKDLLIRITDEDRKMFPFDVRLVKWDTYYSNFIKGIRIYLLEDPLCTLPEARIKMKRFQIAHNILLLIFYFILAILVGIIIAKMWSLID from the exons ATGTCGGAGTTACAAATTCGCCAATTCTATGAGAATCAAAGAGTCTTCATTACTGGAGGTACCGGTTTCATAGGAAAAGTCCTCATCGAAAAACTTTTGCGAAGCACTGAAGTTGCCACCATTTACGTTTTGATAAGGGCGAAAGGAGACAAAAACCCATCGGCAAGATTAGAAAAGATATTCAGTTGTCCG CTCTTTGACAAGCTACGAGAGGAGCATCCCGATTACAAGAACCGTGTAACTGCGATATCCGGCGACTGTGCCCAAGAGAACCTAGGTTTGACACTTGAAGACCGACAAGAGTTGATTTCTAAAACCAACATCGTCTTTCATGTTGCTGCGACCGTGGATTTTAACGAAAACATCAAATCAGCTTATAATGCGAATGTTAAAGGAACCAAGATTCTGCTGGAATtgtgtaaaaaatttgaaaatttgaag tcGGTGGTGCACACTTCTACGACGTATGTCTACTGTCATCTCGACGCTCTCGATGAAGTTATTTACGATCATCCTTTGCATTATGAAGAAGCAAAATCTATGTTGGAGAGACTTTCACTAGAAGAGGCTGCTCGACAGACACCGAG taTTCTTCAGAATTGGATTAACACTTATTCTTATACCAAAGCCATGGCGGAATCTATGATTAAAGAAATATCAGATGGATTACCGATCGGAATTTTTCGCCCGGCAATAG TGACTTCTTCGTACAAGGAACCTGTCGAGAATTGGGTCGATTCTTTTGGAGCTTTTGGTTTCAcggcatttttttctttaggaTTACTTAGGGTTGTTCTATATAAAGAAGGTTGCAACATGGAGTTAGTTCCTGTCGATTTGGTAACTTCAGCAATGATAGCATGCGCTTGGGACATACCCCAGAAGGACCCCATTCCCGTATACAACTACGTCTCCTCCATCGATAATCCAACGAGATTCTTAGATTTTCTCAAAGCAATTAAGCCACAAATGTATCGTTATCCGTTGAGTAGGGCTATATGGATGCCCACATTAATATGGACTACCAGTTCTTTTTGGTACTGTTTGTTCAAGATACTCTACAATCGCACCGTGGCAGTTCTGTGTGATCTTTATTACATCTTAACGTTAAAAAAACCAAAAGCGTTTGTTAAAGTAAGATATCTAGAAAAACTCTTCGACACGTTTGGTATTTATACGAATAAGAGTTGGAAATTTACCAATGGAAACGTAAAAGATTTATTGATTCGAATTACTGATGAAGATAGAAAAATGTTCCCTTTCGACGTCAGATTGGTAAAATGGGATACATATTATAGCAATTTTATAAAAGGAATAAGAATCTACTTGCTCGAGGATCCGTTGTGCACTTTACCAGAAGCAAGGATTAAAATGAAGAG atTCCAGATTGCTCATAATATTTTACTGTTGATATTCTATTTTATTCTGGCGATTTTAGTGGGGATCATAATAGCAAAAATGTGGTCTCtaatagattaa
- the LOC138129810 gene encoding farnesol dehydrogenase-like, translated as MVLSMERWTGKIAVVTGASAGCGAAIAEALVKEGLQVVGLARRKERVDQLAQKLSSAKGKLHSLKADMTVEADIINAFKWIRENLGPVAILINNAGLSQPNTLIGGNTEMWKTVLDTNVLGLTIATREAINHMMDHQIDGHVIHINSVLGHYVAHVPKLNMYSASKFAVTALTETLRQELVALNSKIRITSVSPGPVDTEFATSSNLNDNKDWEKIYSAMPKLKSEDVADAVIYVLSTPPHVQVQEVMLRPLGEPV; from the exons ATGGTGCTGTCAATGGAACGCTGGACTGGCAAAATTGCCGTTGTTACTGGTGCTAGTGCTGGATGTGGTGCTGCCATCGCTGAGGCCCTCGTCAAAGAAGGTCTTCAG gtAGTGGGGTTGGCCAGACGTAAAGAGCGAGTCGATCAGTTAGCCCAAAAACTCTCCAGTGCCAAAGGCAAACTCCACTCCCTCAAAGCCGATATGACGGTCGAAGCCGACATCATCAACGCTTTCAAATGGATCAGAGAGAATCTAGGTCCTGTCGCCATCTTGATAAACAACGCTGGACTGTCGCAGCCCAACACGCTGATCGGGGGAAACACCGAAATGTGGAAAACAGTACTGGATACGAACGTTTTGGGTCTGACTATCGCCACAAGAGAGGCGATCAATCACATGATGGACCACCAAATCGACGGTCATGTTATACACATCAACAGCGTTCTAGGCCACTATGTAGCTCACGTGCCCAAATTGAATATGTATTCAGCTTCGAAATTTGCCGTTACGGCACTGACTGAAACGCTCAGACAGGAATTGGTTGCCTTGAACAGTAAAATTCGAATTACG AGTGTGAGTCCGGGACCGGTCGACACCGAATTCGCAACAAGCTCAAATCTAAACGACAATAAAGACTGGGAGAAGATTTATTCGGCCATGCCAAAACTGAAGAGTGAAGATGTTGCCGATGCTGTGATTTACGTATTGTCTACTCCTCCACATGTCCAA GTTCAAGAAGTTATGTTACGTCCTCTCGGGGAGCCAGTTTAA